The Macrobrachium nipponense isolate FS-2020 chromosome 19, ASM1510439v2, whole genome shotgun sequence genome contains a region encoding:
- the LOC135214680 gene encoding large ribosomal subunit protein eL8-like — MVQKKLKGKGKGKVTPKGKKIAAAPLVTKKPPPPKKVVNPLFEKRPRNFGIGGDIQPKRDLSRFLRWPKYVRLQRQKAVLQQRLKVPPPIHQFKQALQRQQATELIRLMDKYRPESKAARKVRLHRRAVARAKGKPDKPTKRRITVRMGINNITTLVEQKKAKLVAIASDVDPIEIVLFLPALCRKMGVPYCIVKNKARLGRVVRRKTATALAITDVESQDRTALNKIIESIKTNYNDRYEEIRKNWGGGVLGSKSSARIAKLERAKARESTKV; from the exons ATGGTGCAGAAAAAA ctaaaaggaaaagggaaggggaaggttaCCCCCAAGGGGAAGAAGATTGCTGCTGCTCCCCTTGTTACTAAGAAGCCTCCCCCACCAAAGAAGGTAGTTAATCCTCTCTTTGAGAAGCGTCCCAGAAACTTCGGTATTg GTGGTGATATTCAGCCAAAGCGTGATTTGAGCAGGTTCCTGAGATGGCCCAAGTATGTGCGTCTCCAGCGTCAGAAGGCAGTGTTGCAGCAGCGCCTGAAGGTTCCCCCACCCATTCACCAGTTTAAGCAAGCCCTTCAGCGCCAGCAAG CTACTGAGTTGATCAGGCTAATGGACAAGTATCGCCCAGAGAGCAAGGCAGCCAGGAAAGTCAGGCTCCACAGGCGTGCTGTGGCTCGTGCAAAGGGAAAGCCCGACAAGCCAACAAAGCGCAGAATAACTGTCCGTATGGGCATCAACAATATCACCACTTTGGTGGAACAGAAGAAGGCAAAGCTGGTAGCCATTGCTAGTGATGTGGATCCTATTGAG ATTGTATTGTTCCTTCCTGCTCTGTGCCGTAAAATGGGAGTCCCATACTGCATTGTTAAAAACAAGGCTAGGTTGGGAAGAGTTGTAAGGAGGAAGACTGCCACAGCACTTGCCATCACAGAT GTTGAATCACAGGATCGTACTGCTCTGAACAAGATCATAGAGTCCATCAAGACCAATTACAATGACCGCTACGAAGAAATTCGTAAGAACTGGGGTGGTGGTGTTCTTGGTTCTAAGTCTTCTGCTAGGATTGCCAAGCTTGAGCGGGCTAAGGCAAGAGAAAGCACGAAGGTTTGA